The window GGAAAAGTGCGAAGTGAACCGAGAGGAGGAAGGAGAATAGTCGAGGGCGCGCGCGCGCTCGTGTGTGCGAGAAAGTGTTCGTCCCTCTTAAATGTCCCGCGCCTCCTGGACGTAACCGAAACACGAAAGTGTGCGGGGTACAAGAAAACCGGGGGGAAAAGTGGAAGACGGTGAAACGGCGACGCAAGGAGTGTTTCGCCAACGTTTGGGAACGGGGCACGTCTCTCTGTCGCGCTCGCGTGCTCCGCGGAGTCCGTTTGTGGCCGCCTCGGTCGCGCACGGGTGTGAGTAATAGAAGTGGCAGGTAGAGGAACATCGGGACGTGAGGTGTGCGTGTATAAGAGCGCGAGGCAACGAGAAGCGGGAAGCGGCGTCGGGAGCCCTCGCTTAAGGTGGCCCCCGCCGACGTTGCGTACCGCCTACGACGTCGCGACGCCTCGTGAACGTCGGCTGTGCGGAGCTGCTGCCTCGGACCAGTGCGACCAGTAGACGCGGCTTTCACGAAAATGCGATACGAGTTGTTAGGCCGCCTAGCGTAGTATATCGCCTAGCGGCGACGGGCCCCCAGAGAGAAGCGGCGGAAAAATGGCGTCCGATAACGAAGCCTCTTGCGCGAGTGACCCAAATTTCGCGGTGATCTGCTCGTTTCTGGAGTGCTTCGGGAAATCCTGCGGCATCGTCTATCCTGATATCGCCCGCCTCCAGGAGATGCTCGAGAACACGCAGGAGGGTGAGTAAACTCGAGCGTGCATACGTGTATGCGTACGAAGGAGAGAgcgagagggagggagagaaagagagagagagagaatcacTGACCCGCCCCCGCGAGGCCAAAAGTCTCGCGTGCGATATTATGTGTACGCAGGTTTTTACGTTTCGCGGTTTGTTTTTACTGTGAAGCTGTCCATCGCGATGCTCCCCGCGGCTTCGGTCGCCTTTGGGAACCGATCGGTTCGAATCGACGAGTAAACAAGGATACTCGTGCGACTCTGTTTTTATTTCCCTTTTCCTTAATGGGAATCACTGTTTTTTTTTCTCCTGTAGGATTTTCTGTTATTTGTCCCTCTTTTCGGAAACTTGTTGCTTTTGATTTTGGTGAGAATTGGTCTGGGATGATTTGCGAATGTTTGCGACGACGATTCATCGGTACGGTTTGGTGGAACGTTATTGACAGTCGGGTTCGATTTGTTTCTCTTTCTGCTGTTGTTATTTTCTCCCGTGCTGCCACCTCCCTTGTCAACGTCGGTTACACGTGATTACGAGTTATGAATCGTCGAACTTCCGATCCGTACTCTATTCAcattttttttatgcttttttttgcatatttatcTAGGAGGAATTCGATGAAAATAATTTATCGATTATTAGTGTGTAAAAGTTTGAAATATTCTAGCTTCAAAGAGcttgtaaatattaattttgtttgaATGGTTCTTTATTGTTTATATGTGATTTCGTTTTCTTTATAGTACCACAACAGTTGATAGATCTACACATTAAATTGTTGCGCAAAATACGTAAAACAGTTTCACCGGAAAAGTGGGAACGAGCATTGGCCAAGTTCTGTCACACGTATTCTAATCAAGATGGATGGGAACTCGAACGAATTGGTTACAAGAAAGCCCGTATTGCTGTCAAGCTACGTTTACTTAAAGTATATATACTTGTTATGATGCTATATACCTGTTGTTATTAAATCAGATTTATTCTATATGAAGAATCTCTGTCATTGCAGGTTCTTTTGGAAGCACAATTTGATTTGAATCAAAAGTTTAAAAATGAGGTGAACAAATTAGCAGCTAAAGAGTTACGTGTAGAACCATTAGGAAGAGATAAGTCTGGTTTATCGTATTGGTGTCAGCTTGATGAAGAGTGCAATTTAAGGGTCTATAGAGAAGATTTAGACGAAGAAAATTGGGAACTTGTAGCTAAGTAAGTTTTCAATTTGTATGAATTTCATATTTCCTAGTAGtctttaaataatatttcaatacaTAGTTAACAAGTTGTTTGTAAACACTAGGGATCGAGAGGGTGTTGTTAGCCTCATAAACACTTTAACCAATGGTGAAGATGGAGATATTCCTATCAACGAGGATAGTAATAGCTTAGAAATTTCTGAGAAACCTATTATTGATACTGGTCAAGTAACAACATCACCAAGTCTGGAAGATGAAGTTGTGCAAGAGAATGGTATCCATATTGAAGGTCAGGATGAGAAAGAAGTAGAAAAACATGAGAGAGAAGACTTTAGGGATGAACAAGAACATGATGCTGTTGAGGCTGATAATGTTGAAGAAGAAGTGGAGGGTGATGATGAGGGAACGAATGATGAAAGTTCGAAACAAAATACTGAAGAAGATGATTCTCAGGAAACCATACAAAATCATGCAATAGAATCAAATTATACTGGCACACCTCTCTTAGTGACATCTTTAAGGACTGTGAATGGTAAGGTTGATGCATCTTCAGAAAAAGAAGCATttcaagaaaaagaaataaatttgcTTAAGGAGACAGTTAGTTCTGGTGCATCTGATATTAAACCTGTAGAAATATGTAAATCTGAAGAACATACAGAAACGAATAGTTTAAAAGTTGATCCTGAAGAATCAttgcctcttaaatcaattgaaaTACCTGTTATTACATCTCCTCTTAAGTTGGTAAATACTTCTGAAATAAAACAAATGCACGAAGAAAAAGTAACTGGTGGCGCAGCATCGATTGGTACCGCATTAAACGTAACAAAAAAACACGAAGATACAATGGAGCAAATGGTAAAACCACTCGATAAGTTATCCATCAAAAATAATCTTTCTTTTCCATCAGTAGATTTACCAACAACTCATGGTAAATTGTCTGTGAAACCAATAGATCAATTGGCAGCAAATCTTGTTAGGATACAATCTGAAAAGCTCGATAAGCCGAGTGGGATGAAATCGTTAGAGAAAATAGCGGAAAATTTAGCAAGATCAGGCAGTATTGTAGGAAGCGTAGTAAATGGAGAGGACGATAGATTACCGCAAGATTTTTGTGCAAGAAGTCAAACGGATAAAGCTAACGCTCTCAGAGGCCACAGAGGTATAGACCTATCTACATCGCCTAGGGGTTGGGAAGCCGCTAACGAACAAAATAGGCCAATGGATTTCTCTGGAATCGATTTATCTAGTCGAAAATTTAATAAGAATGTAGATTTACCCTCTCCTGGATATAGAACACAAGATTTTCAGCATAGAGAAATGGATCTTAGTACGAAGAAAATAAACAAACCAGAAGTTGCAAGCTTACCATACGATGCTCGGGCTGTGATGATGCGTAATCATGCGATGGTAGCAGATTTAAGCAAAAGACAAATGCCATTTCCTGCTTATGAAATATCATCTGCTCCGTACCATAATGCATCGAGGATACCTAGTAAAGAAGATCACAGATTACCAAATTATACAATACTGTCAGATCCAAGTAAAATAGCAGCTTTAAGGATGAACACAACGCCGGGAAAGCGTCCATTGGAAGGAGATGAGATGCAACAAGATATGTTGAAAAGAATAAGAGCAGCAGATATAATACCAATCAGGGGGACTATGGATAAGAGGTCACTGATGAGTACCAATTGGAGAGACGAAGTTGGTGAGGCCACTGAAGGACCACTCATGATGATCCAAGGTGAAGGTTCTGGCAGTGACTGCGACGCCGTGAACCCTGGTCTTGGCGAAGCAGTAGAAGAAcccataatttttttttatgggGAAGGGTCTGGGGCAGAATGCCAAACCGGTAACCCTGGGGATAATACGTCAGCTGACAATAAAGAAACCAACGAATCAAAAAACGAAGCTGATTCTGCTACTTCGTCTTTATCATCAAACAAAAGCTCAACCGAAGGCAGCCTTATGAACGAAGTGTCTTCTGGGTCGTTAGTAGCAAATAAAGGTATCATAAAGTTAAATAGAaattttcctcaatcctctgataacGTGAAGGGGAATCATCAAGTTGTAGGCTCCATGCAAGAAAAGCCAAAGTTCAAGCCAACATTGGGCGTGCAAATTATACCCAAAAATAGTAGCAGTACAGTGAAAAGGCTATCGAGATGGGACGTTGGAAAACCTGAAGAAAAACCAGAATGTGACAGTAGTATCATATCAAATGAAAGAGACATATCACAGAAAAAAAGTGAAACTGAATGTGAGGATTCTACTAGCGAAAATCAAGATGTTAATGTAGATGGAAATTCTGTAAATCTCGAGAGTGCGACGTTAAAAGAGAGCAATGTAGAATTAGAAACTTCGAAAGAGAGCGCAGGCGAGACTTCTACTGTACAAAAGCAAAATATTACTGTCCAagattccatccagtgtgattCATCTATATCTTTATGTCAAGCCGATACATCGGAGACACTTGAATCTTGTACAGAAACTACGTCCCATAAAAATCCTATCCAAACTACTTGTGATTCTGACAGTATAGTTTCACATGGGACGAGCACTTCAGAAAGAGTAGATAATGAATGTAAGCCAGTAGCCGCGTCTCCACCAAGATTTTTTTTTGGGCCCAATTGCATTTCGTATACGTCAAGGTCTGATATATTTGAATCACAGTCTGACCATGTAGTTTCAACAACTATACAATCTAAACCAGATACTTTGCAATATGAATGTGTTTCTTCTTCGAAACCTGTCGAAGACGTGATCTCTTCTTATAAATCTGACGATTTCGATGTTACGCAAACGAATAATAATTCGTTGAAGCTGAAATCATACACGCCTGAATCCGATAAGTCGCATTGCGAAAGTGAtgataaaaatagaataaaaaataatgaagaaCCAACTACTGCATGGGGACAAGCAGTTTCTACAAAATACTCAAAAGAAGAAGAACACAATGTAACATCGGATACAGAAACAAATTCCTCCAATTCAGAATCAAAATTAAAAAGTGAAGAAGACATCAAAATTTGTAGTACAGATTCTGTACAGGACCCTATTTCTAGTACTGAACATTCAACAAACGAATGCTTGAAATCTGAGGGAACAGAAATATTGGATACGATTTCGCAACCTCATAGTACGAATGATTTAAGTAAAGATGATTTAGACACGAAATTGAGAAGTACGACACCGCCTGTAACAGAATTTAAATTGTCCACTGAGTCAACGCAACATGAAACGCTACCACAAACTTGCAGTACATTTAACGAAGAATTACAAAATGAAAAATCAGAGCCTGAAAACAGTGGTATTAAAGACGAAAAATTGTCGAATTCTTGTTTAGAGGATGAAGTGGTTGACACTAAATCTTCTGATTTATTAACGTGTGAAAAAAATGAATCAGAAATGGATTCAGTATCTGTCGGTCATTCAGATTCCCCATCTCTTGTTCAGAGTTCAGAACTGGAAGCAAAACCTGAAAGCCAGTGCTCTGAATCTGATAGTGCAAATAGAGCAGATGTTACTACTGATCAAGAGGTGGATAGTTCAGCTGGGAAAGAAGAGCTTGTTTCTGAAAAAGAATCGCATTTATCGATGGAAAGCTGTAGCGAACAGAATGATAAAAATGACAGTGTTTCAGGGTTTGATTGTCAAGATCGATCGATAGATGCTGATGATGAGAAAAGCGAAAGTCAGCTCGGCTCTGATCCTGATCAAAATAGTGCAAAAGGTAATACTGGTACTCAGGAGGAAGTTTCAGGAGATTCCAAAGAAACGGGAGAGGAGACGGTGGTTGACTCAGCTGTTGAAAACTCTGTGCCTGATGTTAATACTGAATTAGATTTTGCAGAGAATTTTGCTGTTACTAGTTCAGAATCGATTGAACAATGTAACAAAGACGCGTTAGTTCCTACCATAAGTAGTTCAGATGATACTTGCATTCAAGACACTTCGTTTTGTGAAGGTGTCAAAATGCAATTAGACTCTGAAGGATCGTCCTTTAAAGATGAATATCCTATGTACAATGTATTACCAGAGATAGTACCTGATACAAATAATTTTAAACCATCCAAATCTGATACTGTTGAAACTACAAAAGAAATGGATTTATCTAACTTAGTTCAACCTGCAAGTGAAATTGAGAATGTTGTACTGAAGGGCCAGAGTTCCTGTGTTGATGAAGAATTGAACAAAAATATTAACGAGAAGCCATTGGAGCCTGAAGAATTTATCGAATCGCAAGAAGAGAAAACATGTTCAGAAAAAGCTGTATCTAACGATAAGGATATCGATGGTAGTTCGTCAGAACTACATTCATCTTCTGTTAACGAAAATGAAGTTACTTTATCGGACGTTGTTTCTGAAACCGAAAAAACCGAGAATGTCGATCTTGTAAATACTCAACAGGAACTACCTGATACAGCGATAGAATCCACGATTTCGGAAAATAATGATGTGGATCAATCTGAAGATGCCACTGTTCAAGAAGAAGAACAGCAAGATTCAGTAAGTAATACCATGGAGAATTCAGATAATGTAGAAGTAAAAAATGATATTGCTGAAAAATTAGATGATGAAGAAGTAAAATCTAACGAATTAAATGCAAATCCTGCAAATTCTGAGGAGTTTGTAAGTGAAATTAAAACATCCTTGGTTGCAAACTATGACAGCAGCGATTCTAATGATGGCAGCGACGATGTTTTTGAGCCTGATCCAGTTGAATCTACCGAAGACAAAAATAGCTGTTTCAATAATTTGGAAGAAACTACGATTGATAATAGGCACGAGAAAAATGAAAACTCCGGTGATGCAGTTACGAAAAGTGAGTCATTATTTAATGAAATACAGAGTACATTGGTCAATGAACAGCAAACAGAATCGTTAATGGAAAATGACATCAAGGAAATGATGAATGAAGAAATTGAATGTAAACAAAAACAAATAAGCGATGAAGAAAAATCTGGCAAAGAACATAATTGTGATGTTCTTCAATATGACACGAAAGATGCATTAGTTACACCAATAAATGAAAATGAAGTGAATGATAATCCTAAGGAAAATGATATTACAAAATTGGTCAacgcaggagcattgtctgattCTTTTGAAACAGATTCTGAAAAATTGTGCAATGAAGTAAATAAAGAATGTACGAATTCAACAATTAAAAAAGTAAATCAATTGTTGGAAATTGGGAAAATTGAAGAAGCAAGCAAAAATTTAGTTCCAGAATCAGAGAACTTATCAAAGTTAGTTCCTGAACAAGTACATGATCCTAAACCAGAAAGTTCTGCaaatgaaattgaaatttttgagCAGGCTAATGCAGATATTCAGTCTAATGATATGAGTAATGAAATGACTTATACAGATCTAAAAGAGCAACACATAAAGCCTGTAGAAGAGAAATTAATAACAAATTTGGAAAATGATATTAAATTTATCAATAATAAAGGAATAGAGCATGTAGACGAACTTTCAATTGTAGAACCATTAAAAAAGTTAAAAGAATTGTCAGAATTTAACGACAAGGAACATAAATTTGATATGAATTTGCATGAAGAGAAGCATTTAAATAAAGAATTGTCAGAGGAAGTAGATACAGCCATTCACCCCGTATCAAACCTTTTACCACTGAAATTTGACAATATGTCCTCAGGTATAAATAAATCGGATATATGTAAAAATAATATTGCAACAATATCGGAAGATTTCAAGCCTATGGATAACTTACAGTTTGTAAATTTTATGTCCgagaaaactgaaaatttgaatgctGCAGAAAATTATGCAAAGCATAAAGAATCCCTTCAAAGCATAAATAAGGGGATAGAGtctttttctgaaaatattgtTTCAAGTGCCAATGACAATACGCCAATTCTTAATTCACTGGAAGCTCCATCAGAATCAGCTATCCTAAAAAACGATTCTAAAAAAGAGGCTAGCAAAAGATTGAGCGATGTCTCGGATATTCAAGATGTCCCTCCATTTAAGTCAAAGCCTCTATACATGGAATCCAATGAgcaagtattagaaaatttgacaAGCTCCAAAGTGCAATTGGATAAAGATTTGGATAATTTTAAACAGGTAGAAGTACCAGTCAATGAAGTTAAAATAAGCGAAGATGAAGTATCCGATACCACTGTACCACAATTGATAAAAGATGAATCGAATACAGATACTAATGCAACAGGTAAGATATTAAGTGAATCTGATAAGAAAACTACTGACACTGAAAACGAAGAAAAAAAGGAGAGCTCAGAAATTCAGAGTATCGATGTGAAAGCAATTTCTATAGAATCAGATGACTCCATGGGTGTAGAcaatgaaaatttatttaacGCAACTTGCGAAGAGATCGATCCTCTCGCGTGTACTGACGAAGATACGCTAAAAAAACTAGCTGATGAACAAACTGACACGTCTACACCTAAAATAGGTATACGAGTTAAGCCTGTCTCTGAACTCGTTTACGAGGGATGGAAATTAGATTCTACAGAATCCCCTAAAGTTTCTCGTAAACGACGTAACAGTTCGCACGACTCGAACTCGGAAGATGGAGGTACGAAACaagaaaatgaagaaatgatGGGTGGCAAAAGAATCAAATTACGAGGGAAACGTATACCTGACAAGCAATTACGGAAATCTGTCGAGGAAAGTCGTGTTGTAACGATAAGTTCGGAGGACGAGGCGGCTGTGAAATGTAGTCCTGAGAAATCGGAAGAGCAGGATGTTAAGGATGCTAGCGATGACCAAAGTACTACTCATTCAGTTGCGATCGAGAGGAAAGCAAGGGGACGTCCTAGAGGAAGACGAAGACGTGGTTATCGAGGAAGTACACGTACAATTCGTCCAAAACACTCTGAATTTCAGAGTAATCAAGTTTCGGAGGTATCGCCTGAGATTCATCTTGATGGTACAACTAACAGTGATCCTTTGAGCATGACACCAATTTCACAGAAGAA is drawn from Calliopsis andreniformis isolate RMS-2024a chromosome 1, iyCalAndr_principal, whole genome shotgun sequence and contains these coding sequences:
- the LOC143181362 gene encoding uncharacterized protein LOC143181362 isoform X1, whose protein sequence is MASDNEASCASDPNFAVICSFLECFGKSCGIVYPDIARLQEMLENTQEVPQQLIDLHIKLLRKIRKTVSPEKWERALAKFCHTYSNQDGWELERIGYKKARIAVKLRLLKVLLEAQFDLNQKFKNEVNKLAAKELRVEPLGRDKSGLSYWCQLDEECNLRVYREDLDEENWELVAKDREGVVSLINTLTNGEDGDIPINEDSNSLEISEKPIIDTGQVTTSPSLEDEVVQENGIHIEGQDEKEVEKHEREDFRDEQEHDAVEADNVEEEVEGDDEGTNDESSKQNTEEDDSQETIQNHAIESNYTGTPLLVTSLRTVNGKVDASSEKEAFQEKEINLLKETVSSGASDIKPVEICKSEEHTETNSLKVDPEESLPLKSIEIPVITSPLKLVNTSEIKQMHEEKVTGGAASIGTALNVTKKHEDTMEQMVKPLDKLSIKNNLSFPSVDLPTTHGKLSVKPIDQLAANLVRIQSEKLDKPSGMKSLEKIAENLARSGSIVGSVVNGEDDRLPQDFCARSQTDKANALRGHRGIDLSTSPRGWEAANEQNRPMDFSGIDLSSRKFNKNVDLPSPGYRTQDFQHREMDLSTKKINKPEVASLPYDARAVMMRNHAMVADLSKRQMPFPAYEISSAPYHNASRIPSKEDHRLPNYTILSDPSKIAALRMNTTPGKRPLEGDEMQQDMLKRIRAADIIPIRGTMDKRSLMSTNWRDEVGEATEGPLMMIQGEGSGSDCDAVNPGLGEAVEEPIIFFYGEGSGAECQTGNPGDNTSADNKETNESKNEADSATSSLSSNKSSTEGSLMNEVSSGSLVANKGIIKLNRNFPQSSDNVKGNHQVVGSMQEKPKFKPTLGVQIIPKNSSSTVKRLSRWDVGKPEEKPECDSSIISNERDISQKKSETECEDSTSENQDVNVDGNSVNLESATLKESNVELETSKESAGETSTVQKQNITVQDSIQCDSSISLCQADTSETLESCTETTSHKNPIQTTCDSDSIVSHGTSTSERVDNECKPVAASPPRFFFGPNCISYTSRSDIFESQSDHVVSTTIQSKPDTLQYECVSSSKPVEDVISSYKSDDFDVTQTNNNSLKLKSYTPESDKSHCESDDKNRIKNNEEPTTAWGQAVSTKYSKEEEHNVTSDTETNSSNSESKLKSEEDIKICSTDSVQDPISSTEHSTNECLKSEGTEILDTISQPHSTNDLSKDDLDTKLRSTTPPVTEFKLSTESTQHETLPQTCSTFNEELQNEKSEPENSGIKDEKLSNSCLEDEVVDTKSSDLLTCEKNESEMDSVSVGHSDSPSLVQSSELEAKPESQCSESDSANRADVTTDQEVDSSAGKEELVSEKESHLSMESCSEQNDKNDSVSGFDCQDRSIDADDEKSESQLGSDPDQNSAKGNTGTQEEVSGDSKETGEETVVDSAVENSVPDVNTELDFAENFAVTSSESIEQCNKDALVPTISSSDDTCIQDTSFCEGVKMQLDSEGSSFKDEYPMYNVLPEIVPDTNNFKPSKSDTVETTKEMDLSNLVQPASEIENVVLKGQSSCVDEELNKNINEKPLEPEEFIESQEEKTCSEKAVSNDKDIDGSSSELHSSSVNENEVTLSDVVSETEKTENVDLVNTQQELPDTAIESTISENNDVDQSEDATVQEEEQQDSVSNTMENSDNVEVKNDIAEKLDDEEVKSNELNANPANSEEFVSEIKTSLVANYDSSDSNDGSDDVFEPDPVESTEDKNSCFNNLEETTIDNRHEKNENSGDAVTKSESLFNEIQSTLVNEQQTESLMENDIKEMMNEEIECKQKQISDEEKSGKEHNCDVLQYDTKDALVTPINENEVNDNPKENDITKLVNAGALSDSFETDSEKLCNEVNKECTNSTIKKVNQLLEIGKIEEASKNLVPESENLSKLVPEQVHDPKPESSANEIEIFEQANADIQSNDMSNEMTYTDLKEQHIKPVEEKLITNLENDIKFINNKGIEHVDELSIVEPLKKLKELSEFNDKEHKFDMNLHEEKHLNKELSEEVDTAIHPVSNLLPLKFDNMSSGINKSDICKNNIATISEDFKPMDNLQFVNFMSEKTENLNAAENYAKHKESLQSINKGIESFSENIVSSANDNTPILNSLEAPSESAILKNDSKKEASKRLSDVSDIQDVPPFKSKPLYMESNEQVLENLTSSKVQLDKDLDNFKQVEVPVNEVKISEDEVSDTTVPQLIKDESNTDTNATGKILSESDKKTTDTENEEKKESSEIQSIDVKAISIESDDSMGVDNENLFNATCEEIDPLACTDEDTLKKLADEQTDTSTPKIGIRVKPVSELVYEGWKLDSTESPKVSRKRRNSSHDSNSEDGGTKQENEEMMGGKRIKLRGKRIPDKQLRKSVEESRVVTISSEDEAAVKCSPEKSEEQDVKDASDDQSTTHSVAIERKARGRPRGRRRRGYRGSTRTIRPKHSEFQSNQVSEVSPEIHLDGTTNSDPLSMTPISQKKRKKRKMVLGLEVGRDIAEEQSGLAQDETPVRQSRRIAQLKIKEEADKRRIEEEALSEKKDKKDSTEKKKRKKQKPESEEEVVIKEIEKEKKSKKKRRKKKKMLAKFNESNPWQSSSGSSSDEENENDEDEDEEEELESEGSLLFKSDHEFSPESDLEKDQESEPLRRARTAPKAQSDVEEADDEYACQKCGKADHPEWILLCDSCDKGWHCSCLRPALMLIPEGDWFCPPCQHNLLVVKLRESLKTYDQLAKRHENEVLRKKRLAFVGISLDNVLHKNEPQHHEKESKTSSQESDNESSSASSSSSSETSSSEESEPVYQLRERRCANRYKFNDYDDMINAAIQDDVKAVQGAGNQGRGKDIATIVNAEKEEAQLHFKNEVLNIEETQEIKDSIDRKSEKDSDDEYKIEGEDCVDEEEEEQKRVVKKFLSRKKHRKLNSLDISSDDDPESDEDFKGTSSEEEEDFDDHLTSSDESTFADVKRRSRKGDSRSVRRSTRTRTTRYEGDFIDDDSEESDRPKRKKSRSTWDSDNEDSDNSWRQRKKKSRTIQTSRYKSLTKTKSRKKKKRKRIIESDNQSDNDESNEETRIETQYETQPQLENSESIIPEGLDIKLDNGNEMNENKDISQTNETNLAEVSTVLPNVPPTLPLEEITHHKKKKESTVKPKKTPTIRRKIIYGGLPDENKPEEEEILSRRTRGRKINYQEEIASDSEEELKKALRRTGESEDEFVVKEGEDLDEDAEKDSDSGDIYNPKKDGHKLKTKSPKNRKARKSKSPGAKRKMASDGAPKQRKKPGPKPGSKNKSRKQNFLIGSMIQRRDDQDLDKDIMANVMDNPIGDMDSKLDDNLSENVGLSGTTMSVAGSFTGDVPEGSLTGLGPGALDDLDEEQLEQMMMEDEEYGRRQLELAAIEIAKKKKKEEREAKKLEKARLKALEILAAERQRDPNAPEGTDGEVPKKKKRGRRSKAEILAEQMRRDGAPNLNTTTLSATISPNIPSNMSPTMTPNMSTIMTPDAERPGEGHIPMMTGPDGQLFHPDGSPMKPKRRGRGKGKKTLALEAIRAAEAAAKAAAEAGLIGMGTDSNPEMKPGDIPNVLPTPGSSTSGSAPSTPPAGIVSSQGPPSSQTPTPQTVYPTMPPNNQQQSSVITRMLQSQPVSSSPQSFSAAAAAMGHKYFGGPTTGSQIMAGPRTGYEMQPRGRIPSPYRQPGQSTIPPHFAAVRSGTPPMRMRVPGPQLYHTPHHPMDPSPSGGGPISINNRDRSSPLGPGPAMIPPAAGSPLAKGGPTPPPPPPYVRGPPPLSRFADNPMGPRHQIPPFTNASPVNHNLQQPSPPPNRPPGNFSPYHPPPPPNYHYGAYPPPPPMSTADDAAAYQGSPYPADHFSSPADNQPPIQAPPPPQHPPPQQQAHPNDSGAGNKQYDEEGTGEFGGLVSYFSSQREDDLDS